The following coding sequences lie in one Periophthalmus magnuspinnatus isolate fPerMag1 chromosome 24, fPerMag1.2.pri, whole genome shotgun sequence genomic window:
- the rnf146 gene encoding E3 ubiquitin-protein ligase rnf146: MAGSEKVDSPLKSLSPKLQEEVGEAPGLGTNPECAICLQSCVHPVQLPCCHVFCFLCVKGASWHSKRCALCRQEVPEDFLERPVLLSPEELKAAAAGLSRGVGGSAHKDYAWYYEGRNGWWQYDERTSKELEESFSKGKSSTEMLIAGFLYVADLENMVQYRRNEHGRRRKIKRDVVDIPKKGVAGLRLDPEPIPNTLPAERVHLADGSDTSGQPLPAALRFMTSVPPVRPTTLLGHPVTRLHTPTPTLEETFSQLLVSSPEEDVEDDSSSSSEEEADRARGRAPSLRQRRHRQRPLSENQPPRLPPRGAPPIATPVRSRSPDGQCTVTEV; this comes from the coding sequence ATGGCAGGCTCTGAAAAGGTGGACTCTCCGTTGAAAAGCCTCTCCCCAAAGTTGCAAGAGGAGGTCGGGGAGGCCCCTGGTCTAGGCACAAACCCGGAGTGTGCCATCTGCCTGCAGAGCTGTGTGCACCCAGTGCAGCTGCCCTGCTGTCATGTCTTCTGTTTCCTCTGCGTGAAGGGGGCATCTTGGCACAGTAAGCGCTGTGCTCTCTGTCGTCAGGAGGTGCCCGAGGACTTCCTAGAGAGGCCAGTTCTTCTGTCCCCTGAAGAGTTGAAGGCTGCTGCGGCAGGACTGAGCCGGGGGGTGGGAGGCAGTGCTCATAAGGACTATGCGTGGTACTACGAGGGGCGCAACGGCTGGTGGCAGTATGATGAAAGAACCAGCAAAGAGCTTGAGGAATCCTTCTCCAAAGGCAAAAGCAGCACAGAGATGCTGATTGCAGGTTTCTTGTATGTGGCCGATCTGGAGAACATGGTGCAGTACCGCCGCAATGAGCACGGACGCAGACGTAAGATCAAGAGAGATGTTGTTGACATCCCTAAAAAGGGGGTTGCTGGATTAAGGTTAGACCCTGAGCCTATACCCAATACACTACCAGCTGAACGAGTACATTTAGCTGATGGCTCAGACACATCAGGCCAGCCCTTACCTGCAGCTTTACGTTTTATGACATCTGTTCCCCCTGTAAGACCCACCACGCTCCTGGGTCATCCTGTGACCAGACTACATACTCCAACACCTACATTAGAAGAGACTTTCTCCCAACTCCTGGTCAGCTCTCCAGAGGAGGACGTAGAAGATGACTCTTCCAGCAGCAGTGAAGAGGAGGcagacagagccagaggaagagCACCGTCTCTCAGGCAGAGGCGGCACAGACAGAGGCCGCTCAGTGAGAACCAGCCCCCCAGGCTGCCCCCTAGAGGAGCCCCGCCCATTGCTACACCTGTGCGCTCACGCAGCCCTGATGGACAATGCACTGTGACTGAAGTGTAA
- the LOC117392510 gene encoding R-spondin-3-like, which translates to MLISSLIWILHLMNLTIGQDKIMRHKRSSTTSSSTAGRLCPTGCVTCSALNGCLSCKSRLFFHLEVDGMRQRGVCLSSCPRGHYGTRSPYINTCTRCKEDCASCFSESFCTRCHSDRFLFRGKCERSCPFGLTANLELRECIECPAGCELCMRRNMCARCRTDLYTLQGQCYLTCPKGFEPDEQLMQCLPQVHCEVGEWSDWSPCVHKRSMKMYRRGEKTRTRQMLSPPSRFRKPCPKLFQFRKCIFKKRQSFISNVMP; encoded by the exons ATGCTCATATCATCACTGATTTGGATTCTGCACTTGATGAATCTCACCATAGGTCAAGACAAGATTATGCGCCACAAGC GTAGCTCCACTACAAGTAGCTCCACAGCAGGTAGACTGTGTCCCACAGGGTGTGTGACGTGCTCAGCCCTCAATGGTTGCCTGTCCTGTAAATCTCGCCTCTTCTTTCACCTGGAGGTGGATGGGATGAGGCAGAGAGGAGTTTGTCTGTCCTCCTGCCCCCGGGGGCACTATGGCACAAGATCACCGTACATCAACACCTGCACAA GATGCAAGGAAGACTGTGCCTCCTGCTTCAGTGAAAGTTTCTGCACCCGATGTCACTCGGATCGCTTCTTGTTCCGGGGAAAATGTGAACGCAGCTGTCCCTTTGGGCTCACAGCCAACCTTGAACTACGCGAATGTATAG AGTGTCCTGCTGGCTGTGAGCTGTGTATGCGGAGGAACATGTGTGCGCGCTGCAGAACAGATTTATACACTCTTCAAGGCCAGTGCTATCTCACCTGCCCAAAAGGGTTTGAGCCGGACGAACAGCTTATGCAGTGCCTCCCGCAAG TGCACTGTGAGGTAGGAGAGTGGTCAGACTGGAGCCCATGTGTTCATAAACGCAGCATGAAAATgtacagaagaggagagaagacgcGCACCAGACAAATGTTGAGTCCACCGAGCCGCTTCAGGAAGCCCTGTCCAAAGTTGTTCCAgttcagaaaatgtatttttaaaaagagacAGAGTTTCATATCAAATGTTATGCCATAG
- the cenpw gene encoding centromere protein W, with the protein MLRKAPKLKNTIKSKATTNINVRPASEAMIELITLIFLNGLAEEAKAKAFEEKSATIRGHHVKAVSKKMLKKARG; encoded by the exons ATGTTGAGAAAGGctcccaaactgaaaaacactatCAAGAGCAAAGCGACAACTAATATAAATGTTAGACCAGCCTCGGAGGCGATG ATTGAGCTTATAACTCTTATTTTCCTGAACGGACTGGCGGAAGAGGCAAAGGCTAAAGCTTTCGAAGAAAAATCAGCTACAATCCGAGGTCACCATGTGAAAGCAGTGTCCAAG AAAATGCTGAAAAAGGCCAGAGGATGA
- the hddc2 gene encoding HD domain-containing protein 2, which produces MAATSSTNSMRNMLQFMKLIGQLKRVPRTGWVYRKVKEPESVSDHMYRMAMMSLTITDPTVDRDRCIKLALVHDMAECIVGDIAPSDNVSKEEKHRREEEAMRHLSGLLPNGLRQEIYALWEEYETQSSAEARLVKQFDLLEMILQGHEYEQEEAAPGRLQEFFDSTSGRFHHPDVVEFVKCLNEERDSHMTSDGESNSEKRTAQSGNTDSTSQTS; this is translated from the exons ATGGCGGCCACCAGTAGCACAAACAGCATGAGAAATATGCTGCAGTTTATGAAGCTTATCGGACAGCTGAAA aGAGTCCCTCGAACAGGCTGGGTGTACAGGAAAGTGAAGGAACCAGAGAGTGTATCAGACCACATGTATCGCATGGCCATGATGTCTCTGACCATCACTGACCCCACAGTGGACAGGGACAG GTGTATAAAGCTTGCTCTGGTTCATGACATGGCAGAGTGCATTGTAGGAGATATTGCTCCCTCTGATAATGTCagcaaagaagaaaaacatcGGAGAGAAGAG GAAGCAATGAGACATTTATCAGGTCTTTTGCCAAATGGACTGAGGCAAGAGATTTACGCACTATGGGAG GAGTATGAGACCCAAAGCAGTGCGGAAGCCCGGCTGGTCAAACAGTTTGACCTCCTGGAGATGATCCTTCAGGGCCACGAGTatgagcaggaggaggcagcCCCTGGACGACTACAGGAGTTCTTCGATTCCACCAGTG GTCGTTTTCACCATCCAGATGTTGTGGAGTTTGTCAAATGTCTAAATGAGGAGCGAGATTCTCATATGACCAGTGATGGTGAGTCAAACTCTGAGAAGAGAACAGCTCAGAGTGGGAATACAGACAGTACATCGCAAACCTCCTGA
- the tpd52l1 gene encoding tumor protein D53 isoform X1 — protein METRQQEQYSSVLSEAVLDWASMGPDGEWVNSDPHEGPQDRGHLSAGLDSQPLRETDEDLASEINLSNSIMTEEEREEIQQELAKLEEEISTLKQVLTSKEKQHAELKEKLGLTPLGELRNNFSRGWQDMTNSTAYKKTSETLSTAGQKTTAAFNTLGTAITRKLGDMRNSPSFKSFEEKVETTVSSIKTKVGGTGPGGSFEDVLSSAANASNQDTPTNSMTPAPEGSC, from the exons ATGGAAACCCGACAACAAG AGCAGTACTCCAGTGTCCTGAGTGAAGCCGTGCTGGACTGGGCTAGCATGGGTCCCGACGGAGAATGGGTGAACTCTGACCCACACGAGGGACCACAGG ACAGAGGACATCTAAGTGCAG GTCTGGACTCTCAGCCCCTGCGAGAAACTGATGAAGATCTGGCCTCAGAAATCAACCTGAGCAACTCCATCATGACggaggaggagcgagaggagataCAGCAGGAGCTAGCCAAG TTAGAAGAGGAGATCAGTACTCTAAAGCAGGTTTTAACATCCAAAGAAAAGCAACACGCTGAGCTGAAAGAGAAACTAGGCCTGACTCCTTTGGGTGAACTACGAAACAATTTCAGTCGTGGATGGCAGGACATGACCAACTCCACAGC GTATAAGAAAACTTCAGAGACACTGTCCACAGCTGGACAGAAAACTACAGCCGCCTTCAACACCCTCGGCACAGCCATTACTAGGAAACTTGGAGATATGAG GAACTCTCCCAGTTTCAAATCCTTTGAGGAGAAAGTTGAGACCACAGTGTCCAGTATCAAG ACAAAGGTTGGAGGGACAGGACCTGGAGGAAGCTTTGAAGACGTTCTGTCATCTGCAGCAAACGCAAGTAACCAGGACACACCCACCAACAGCATGACGCCTGCACCCGAGGGATCCTGCTAG
- the tpd52l1 gene encoding tumor protein D53 isoform X6 codes for METRQQDRGHLSAGLDSQPLRETDEDLASEINLSNSIMTEEEREEIQQELAKLEEEISTLKQVLTSKEKQHAELKEKLGLTPLGELRNNFSRGWQDMTNSTAYKKTSETLSTAGQKTTAAFNTLGTAITRKLGDMRNSPSFKSFEEKVETTVSSIKTKVGGTGPGGSFEDVLSSAANASNQDTPTNSMTPAPEGSC; via the exons ATGGAAACCCGACAACAAG ACAGAGGACATCTAAGTGCAG GTCTGGACTCTCAGCCCCTGCGAGAAACTGATGAAGATCTGGCCTCAGAAATCAACCTGAGCAACTCCATCATGACggaggaggagcgagaggagataCAGCAGGAGCTAGCCAAG TTAGAAGAGGAGATCAGTACTCTAAAGCAGGTTTTAACATCCAAAGAAAAGCAACACGCTGAGCTGAAAGAGAAACTAGGCCTGACTCCTTTGGGTGAACTACGAAACAATTTCAGTCGTGGATGGCAGGACATGACCAACTCCACAGC GTATAAGAAAACTTCAGAGACACTGTCCACAGCTGGACAGAAAACTACAGCCGCCTTCAACACCCTCGGCACAGCCATTACTAGGAAACTTGGAGATATGAG GAACTCTCCCAGTTTCAAATCCTTTGAGGAGAAAGTTGAGACCACAGTGTCCAGTATCAAG ACAAAGGTTGGAGGGACAGGACCTGGAGGAAGCTTTGAAGACGTTCTGTCATCTGCAGCAAACGCAAGTAACCAGGACACACCCACCAACAGCATGACGCCTGCACCCGAGGGATCCTGCTAG
- the tpd52l1 gene encoding tumor protein D53 isoform X3, whose protein sequence is MGPDGEWVNSDPHEGPQDRGHLSAGLDSQPLRETDEDLASEINLSNSIMTEEEREEIQQELAKLEEEISTLKQVLTSKEKQHAELKEKLGLTPLGELRNNFSRGWQDMTNSTAYKKTSETLSTAGQKTTAAFNTLGTAITRKLGDMRNSPSFKSFEEKVETTVSSIKTKVGGTGPGGSFEDVLSSAANASNQDTPTNSMTPAPEGSC, encoded by the exons ATGGGTCCCGACGGAGAATGGGTGAACTCTGACCCACACGAGGGACCACAGG ACAGAGGACATCTAAGTGCAG GTCTGGACTCTCAGCCCCTGCGAGAAACTGATGAAGATCTGGCCTCAGAAATCAACCTGAGCAACTCCATCATGACggaggaggagcgagaggagataCAGCAGGAGCTAGCCAAG TTAGAAGAGGAGATCAGTACTCTAAAGCAGGTTTTAACATCCAAAGAAAAGCAACACGCTGAGCTGAAAGAGAAACTAGGCCTGACTCCTTTGGGTGAACTACGAAACAATTTCAGTCGTGGATGGCAGGACATGACCAACTCCACAGC GTATAAGAAAACTTCAGAGACACTGTCCACAGCTGGACAGAAAACTACAGCCGCCTTCAACACCCTCGGCACAGCCATTACTAGGAAACTTGGAGATATGAG GAACTCTCCCAGTTTCAAATCCTTTGAGGAGAAAGTTGAGACCACAGTGTCCAGTATCAAG ACAAAGGTTGGAGGGACAGGACCTGGAGGAAGCTTTGAAGACGTTCTGTCATCTGCAGCAAACGCAAGTAACCAGGACACACCCACCAACAGCATGACGCCTGCACCCGAGGGATCCTGCTAG
- the tpd52l1 gene encoding tumor protein D53 isoform X4, protein MSYTWDMQLDSPDRGHLSAGLDSQPLRETDEDLASEINLSNSIMTEEEREEIQQELAKLEEEISTLKQVLTSKEKQHAELKEKLGLTPLGELRNNFSRGWQDMTNSTAYKKTSETLSTAGQKTTAAFNTLGTAITRKLGDMRNSPSFKSFEEKVETTVSSIKTKVGGTGPGGSFEDVLSSAANASNQDTPTNSMTPAPEGSC, encoded by the exons ATGTCCTACACTTGGGACATGCAACTGGACAGTCCAG ACAGAGGACATCTAAGTGCAG GTCTGGACTCTCAGCCCCTGCGAGAAACTGATGAAGATCTGGCCTCAGAAATCAACCTGAGCAACTCCATCATGACggaggaggagcgagaggagataCAGCAGGAGCTAGCCAAG TTAGAAGAGGAGATCAGTACTCTAAAGCAGGTTTTAACATCCAAAGAAAAGCAACACGCTGAGCTGAAAGAGAAACTAGGCCTGACTCCTTTGGGTGAACTACGAAACAATTTCAGTCGTGGATGGCAGGACATGACCAACTCCACAGC GTATAAGAAAACTTCAGAGACACTGTCCACAGCTGGACAGAAAACTACAGCCGCCTTCAACACCCTCGGCACAGCCATTACTAGGAAACTTGGAGATATGAG GAACTCTCCCAGTTTCAAATCCTTTGAGGAGAAAGTTGAGACCACAGTGTCCAGTATCAAG ACAAAGGTTGGAGGGACAGGACCTGGAGGAAGCTTTGAAGACGTTCTGTCATCTGCAGCAAACGCAAGTAACCAGGACACACCCACCAACAGCATGACGCCTGCACCCGAGGGATCCTGCTAG
- the tpd52l1 gene encoding tumor protein D53 isoform X2, with the protein METRQQEQYSSVLSEAVLDWASMGPDGEWVNSDPHEGPQGLDSQPLRETDEDLASEINLSNSIMTEEEREEIQQELAKLEEEISTLKQVLTSKEKQHAELKEKLGLTPLGELRNNFSRGWQDMTNSTAYKKTSETLSTAGQKTTAAFNTLGTAITRKLGDMRNSPSFKSFEEKVETTVSSIKTKVGGTGPGGSFEDVLSSAANASNQDTPTNSMTPAPEGSC; encoded by the exons ATGGAAACCCGACAACAAG AGCAGTACTCCAGTGTCCTGAGTGAAGCCGTGCTGGACTGGGCTAGCATGGGTCCCGACGGAGAATGGGTGAACTCTGACCCACACGAGGGACCACAGG GTCTGGACTCTCAGCCCCTGCGAGAAACTGATGAAGATCTGGCCTCAGAAATCAACCTGAGCAACTCCATCATGACggaggaggagcgagaggagataCAGCAGGAGCTAGCCAAG TTAGAAGAGGAGATCAGTACTCTAAAGCAGGTTTTAACATCCAAAGAAAAGCAACACGCTGAGCTGAAAGAGAAACTAGGCCTGACTCCTTTGGGTGAACTACGAAACAATTTCAGTCGTGGATGGCAGGACATGACCAACTCCACAGC GTATAAGAAAACTTCAGAGACACTGTCCACAGCTGGACAGAAAACTACAGCCGCCTTCAACACCCTCGGCACAGCCATTACTAGGAAACTTGGAGATATGAG GAACTCTCCCAGTTTCAAATCCTTTGAGGAGAAAGTTGAGACCACAGTGTCCAGTATCAAG ACAAAGGTTGGAGGGACAGGACCTGGAGGAAGCTTTGAAGACGTTCTGTCATCTGCAGCAAACGCAAGTAACCAGGACACACCCACCAACAGCATGACGCCTGCACCCGAGGGATCCTGCTAG
- the tpd52l1 gene encoding tumor protein D53 isoform X7 — translation METRQQGLDSQPLRETDEDLASEINLSNSIMTEEEREEIQQELAKLEEEISTLKQVLTSKEKQHAELKEKLGLTPLGELRNNFSRGWQDMTNSTAYKKTSETLSTAGQKTTAAFNTLGTAITRKLGDMRNSPSFKSFEEKVETTVSSIKTKVGGTGPGGSFEDVLSSAANASNQDTPTNSMTPAPEGSC, via the exons ATGGAAACCCGACAACAAG GTCTGGACTCTCAGCCCCTGCGAGAAACTGATGAAGATCTGGCCTCAGAAATCAACCTGAGCAACTCCATCATGACggaggaggagcgagaggagataCAGCAGGAGCTAGCCAAG TTAGAAGAGGAGATCAGTACTCTAAAGCAGGTTTTAACATCCAAAGAAAAGCAACACGCTGAGCTGAAAGAGAAACTAGGCCTGACTCCTTTGGGTGAACTACGAAACAATTTCAGTCGTGGATGGCAGGACATGACCAACTCCACAGC GTATAAGAAAACTTCAGAGACACTGTCCACAGCTGGACAGAAAACTACAGCCGCCTTCAACACCCTCGGCACAGCCATTACTAGGAAACTTGGAGATATGAG GAACTCTCCCAGTTTCAAATCCTTTGAGGAGAAAGTTGAGACCACAGTGTCCAGTATCAAG ACAAAGGTTGGAGGGACAGGACCTGGAGGAAGCTTTGAAGACGTTCTGTCATCTGCAGCAAACGCAAGTAACCAGGACACACCCACCAACAGCATGACGCCTGCACCCGAGGGATCCTGCTAG
- the tpd52l1 gene encoding tumor protein D53 isoform X5 produces METRQQEQYSSVLSEAVLDWASMGPDGEWVNSDPHEGPQDRGHLSAGLDSQPLRETDEDLASEINLSNSIMTEEEREEIQQELAKLEEEISTLKQVLTSKEKQHAELKEKLGLTPLGELRNNFSRGWQDMTNSTAYKKTSETLSTAGQKTTAAFNTLGTAITRKLGDMRQRLEGQDLEEALKTFCHLQQTQVTRTHPPTA; encoded by the exons ATGGAAACCCGACAACAAG AGCAGTACTCCAGTGTCCTGAGTGAAGCCGTGCTGGACTGGGCTAGCATGGGTCCCGACGGAGAATGGGTGAACTCTGACCCACACGAGGGACCACAGG ACAGAGGACATCTAAGTGCAG GTCTGGACTCTCAGCCCCTGCGAGAAACTGATGAAGATCTGGCCTCAGAAATCAACCTGAGCAACTCCATCATGACggaggaggagcgagaggagataCAGCAGGAGCTAGCCAAG TTAGAAGAGGAGATCAGTACTCTAAAGCAGGTTTTAACATCCAAAGAAAAGCAACACGCTGAGCTGAAAGAGAAACTAGGCCTGACTCCTTTGGGTGAACTACGAAACAATTTCAGTCGTGGATGGCAGGACATGACCAACTCCACAGC GTATAAGAAAACTTCAGAGACACTGTCCACAGCTGGACAGAAAACTACAGCCGCCTTCAACACCCTCGGCACAGCCATTACTAGGAAACTTGGAGATATGAG ACAAAGGTTGGAGGGACAGGACCTGGAGGAAGCTTTGAAGACGTTCTGTCATCTGCAGCAAACGCAAGTAACCAGGACACACCCACCAACAGCATGA